One window of the Thermoleophilaceae bacterium genome contains the following:
- the bioA gene encoding adenosylmethionine--8-amino-7-oxononanoate transaminase translates to MTLRDDDHRHLWHPFTQQQGWVEEEPLVVERAEGTDLIDAEGRRYIDGVSSLWCNVHGHRHPKIDAAVREQLDRVAHSTMLGLSHGPGIELARRLVELAPEGLSRVFYSDSGSTACEIALKMAFQYWRQQGEARERFVCLENAYHGDTVGSVSVGGIDLFHSLYRPLLFEATRVPAGDVGAMERALGPDVAAVIVEPLVQGAAGILVQPEGYLRAVRELCDRHGVLLICDEVATGFGRTGRMFACEHEGVSPDLLCLAKGITGGYLPLAATLATERIYEGFLGRFEEFRTFFHGHTYTGNPLACAAALATLDVFEEERTLERLGPTLELLGELLEPVAALDCVAEVRRRGLMVGIDLGEHELKARMGHRVTLEARRRGAIVRPLGDVVVLMPPLAISHHDLTRLVQITADSIQAAVADTAQTSVAA, encoded by the coding sequence GTGACACTGCGCGACGACGACCATCGCCACCTCTGGCACCCGTTCACCCAGCAGCAGGGGTGGGTGGAGGAGGAGCCGCTCGTTGTGGAGCGCGCCGAGGGCACGGACCTCATCGACGCCGAGGGCCGCCGCTACATCGACGGCGTCTCGTCGCTCTGGTGCAACGTCCACGGGCACCGCCACCCGAAGATCGACGCCGCCGTCCGCGAGCAGCTCGACCGCGTGGCGCACTCCACCATGCTCGGCCTCTCCCACGGGCCCGGCATCGAGCTCGCGCGCCGGCTCGTGGAGCTGGCGCCCGAGGGGCTCAGCCGCGTCTTCTACTCGGACTCGGGCTCCACGGCGTGCGAGATCGCCCTGAAGATGGCGTTCCAGTACTGGCGCCAGCAGGGCGAGGCCCGGGAGCGCTTCGTCTGCCTGGAGAACGCCTACCACGGGGACACGGTGGGATCGGTGTCGGTGGGCGGCATCGACCTCTTCCACTCGCTCTACCGGCCGCTGCTGTTCGAGGCCACGCGCGTGCCGGCGGGCGATGTCGGAGCCATGGAGCGCGCGCTCGGCCCCGACGTGGCCGCGGTCATCGTGGAGCCGCTCGTACAGGGCGCGGCGGGCATCCTGGTCCAGCCCGAGGGCTACCTGCGCGCGGTCCGCGAGCTCTGCGACCGCCACGGCGTGCTGCTCATCTGCGACGAGGTGGCCACCGGCTTCGGCCGCACCGGCCGCATGTTCGCCTGCGAGCACGAGGGCGTCAGCCCGGACCTCCTCTGCCTGGCCAAGGGCATCACCGGCGGCTACCTGCCGCTCGCGGCCACGCTGGCCACGGAGCGGATCTACGAGGGCTTCCTCGGCCGCTTCGAGGAGTTCCGCACCTTCTTCCACGGCCACACCTACACGGGCAATCCGCTGGCCTGTGCGGCCGCCCTCGCCACGCTGGACGTGTTCGAGGAGGAGCGCACGCTCGAGCGCCTGGGCCCCACCCTCGAGCTGCTGGGAGAGCTGCTCGAGCCGGTGGCTGCCCTGGACTGCGTGGCGGAGGTCCGCCGCCGCGGCCTCATGGTGGGCATCGACCTGGGCGAGCATGAGCTGAAGGCGCGCATGGGCCACCGCGTCACGCTCGAGGCGCGCCGCCGGGGCGCAATCGTGCGCCCACTCGGCGACGTCGTCGTGCTCATGCCGCCGCTCGCCATCTCGCACCACGACCTCACCCGTCTGGTGCAGATCACCGCCGACTCGATCCAGGCGGCGGTCGCGGACACGGCCCAAACATCAGTCGCGGCTTAA
- a CDS encoding MlaD family protein, with the protein MARDRALESEEERSTGARVAVVAGVLAAILLVGWILFSQSSGYTVTATFFNASQLVEGNEVRIGGATVGSVTQLELADDGMARITMEIEDDSAPLDRGTQAVVRQTSLSGIANRFVDLQMPNGASGDEIDDGGEIPAENARAAVEIDSVLNTFTPETREALQTFVQGSADALEGRGDEAREGFRYLSPALASSRRLFGELAADTALLERFVVDSANLVTTVADRRADLAGLVGNLNATTAAAGADTQALSETLDRFPDFMRRANTTFVNLRAALDDVDPLVDAAEPATAELREFLPALRTLAEDGEPTVRDLSRTIRDRGENDDLIDVLRTFPPLADIALDSAERNGEERPGSFPQTVEALSEATPVIGFGRPYTPDLLGWFDDFSHSGSYDAIGGFSRSQIYFNLFSANVPPLGLPELLDPQERIAQFLGTGRTKQFRRCPGHADVAAPDGSNVYTQDEIERFECNPDHRAAGP; encoded by the coding sequence GTGGCCAGGGACCGGGCGCTCGAGAGCGAGGAGGAACGCAGTACGGGCGCACGCGTCGCCGTGGTCGCGGGCGTGCTCGCGGCGATCCTGCTCGTGGGCTGGATCCTGTTCTCGCAGAGCTCCGGCTACACCGTCACCGCCACGTTCTTCAACGCGTCCCAGCTCGTCGAGGGCAACGAGGTCCGCATCGGCGGCGCCACGGTCGGATCGGTCACCCAGCTCGAGCTCGCCGACGACGGGATGGCGCGCATCACGATGGAGATCGAAGACGACTCCGCGCCGCTCGACCGCGGCACGCAGGCCGTGGTGCGCCAGACCTCGCTGTCGGGCATCGCGAACCGCTTCGTGGACCTCCAGATGCCCAACGGCGCCAGCGGCGACGAGATCGACGACGGCGGCGAGATCCCCGCGGAGAACGCCAGGGCGGCGGTCGAGATCGACAGCGTGCTCAACACCTTCACGCCCGAGACGCGCGAGGCGCTCCAGACCTTCGTCCAGGGCTCGGCGGACGCGCTCGAGGGCCGCGGGGACGAGGCCCGCGAGGGCTTCCGCTACCTGAGCCCGGCGCTGGCGTCCTCGCGGCGCCTGTTCGGCGAGCTGGCGGCCGACACCGCGCTGCTCGAGCGCTTCGTGGTGGACAGCGCGAACCTCGTCACCACGGTCGCGGACCGCCGCGCCGACCTCGCCGGCCTCGTGGGCAACCTCAACGCCACCACGGCCGCCGCCGGGGCCGACACCCAGGCGCTGTCGGAGACGCTCGACCGCTTCCCGGACTTCATGCGCCGCGCCAACACCACGTTCGTGAACCTGCGCGCGGCCCTCGACGACGTCGACCCGCTGGTGGACGCCGCCGAGCCGGCCACGGCCGAGCTGCGCGAGTTCCTGCCCGCCCTGCGCACCCTCGCCGAGGACGGCGAGCCCACGGTTCGCGACCTCTCGCGCACCATCCGCGACCGGGGTGAGAACGACGACCTCATCGACGTGCTGCGCACCTTCCCGCCGCTCGCCGACATCGCCCTGGACTCCGCAGAGCGCAACGGCGAGGAGCGCCCGGGGTCGTTCCCGCAGACCGTCGAGGCGCTGAGCGAGGCCACCCCGGTCATCGGCTTCGGCCGCCCCTACACGCCGGACCTCCTCGGCTGGTTCGACGACTTCTCCCATTCGGGCTCCTACGACGCCATCGGCGGCTTCTCGCGCTCGCAGATCTACTTCAACCTCTTCAGCGCCAACGTCCCGCCGCTCGGCCTGCCCGAGCTGCTCGACCCGCAGGAGCGGATAGCGCAGTTCCTCGGCACGGGCCGCACGAAGCAGTTCCGGCGCTGCCCCGGCCACGCCGACGTGGCCGCGCCCGACGGCTCGAACGTCTACACGCAGGACGAGATCGAGCGCTTCGAGTGCAACCCCGACCACCGGGCGGCGGGGCCATGA
- a CDS encoding MlaD family protein: MRRTLAIGGVLAAIAAGAVLTGAAGDQEGQRYRLVFDSAFGIVEGADFKVAGVRAGQVESFDLSEGYPPRAVIDVVVEQEGLRALRADARCEVKPQSLIGEYFVDCLPGQSERPLPDDTVPVAQTFNTITLDLVNNVLREPQRERLPLILNALGAGLAGRPADVQEVLKRAHPGLRETNQTLRILARQDDVIARFIADADTVIHELEERKDDVVRFVDESENAARVTATRREELARTFDRLPTFLEELEPTMARLEEVADEQVPVLRNLRSAAPDLNRTFQRLQPFAESAQPALTSLGELSSTGQEAIEESQDEVDELRQLAEQAPDLAEPLRKLLQALDDRDRSIEPDVRAAESAPPAPDKNADAQGKGFTGFESLLNYFYWQTLAINMFDEVSHILRASLNIDECSPYSVNPIEEGRAHCVSWLGPHQPGVTTPDPTEGFDEPTPSPTEARAERGEDERSAGAPADGGPVGGDGEPEPVDRSRPQTVLPDGVQDLVDRLGGLVGGGGSSGGGGAESAPRPQQAPNTSLLDFLLGP, from the coding sequence ATGAGGCGCACCCTCGCCATCGGGGGCGTGCTCGCCGCCATCGCCGCCGGAGCCGTGCTCACCGGCGCGGCCGGGGACCAGGAGGGACAGCGCTACCGCCTCGTCTTCGACAGCGCCTTCGGCATAGTCGAGGGAGCCGACTTCAAGGTGGCCGGCGTCCGCGCGGGCCAGGTCGAGAGCTTCGACCTCTCGGAGGGCTACCCGCCGCGCGCGGTCATCGACGTCGTGGTGGAGCAGGAGGGCCTGCGGGCGCTGCGAGCCGACGCGCGCTGCGAGGTCAAGCCGCAGTCGCTCATCGGCGAGTACTTCGTGGACTGCCTGCCGGGGCAGTCCGAGCGGCCGCTGCCCGACGACACCGTGCCCGTGGCCCAGACCTTCAACACGATCACGCTCGACCTCGTGAACAACGTGCTCCGCGAGCCGCAGCGCGAGCGCCTGCCGCTCATCCTCAACGCGCTGGGCGCCGGCCTCGCCGGCCGCCCGGCCGACGTGCAGGAGGTGCTGAAGCGCGCCCACCCCGGCCTGCGCGAGACCAACCAGACGCTGCGCATCCTCGCCCGCCAGGACGACGTGATCGCACGCTTCATCGCCGACGCGGACACGGTCATCCATGAGCTCGAGGAGCGCAAGGACGACGTCGTCCGCTTCGTGGACGAATCCGAGAACGCCGCCCGCGTCACGGCCACCCGGCGCGAGGAGCTGGCGCGCACCTTCGACCGCCTTCCCACCTTTCTCGAGGAGCTCGAGCCCACCATGGCGCGCCTCGAGGAGGTGGCCGACGAGCAGGTCCCGGTGCTGCGCAACCTGCGCTCGGCCGCCCCGGACCTCAACCGCACCTTCCAGCGGCTCCAGCCGTTCGCGGAGTCGGCACAGCCCGCGCTCACGAGCCTGGGCGAGCTGTCGAGCACCGGCCAGGAGGCGATCGAGGAGAGCCAGGACGAGGTCGACGAGCTGCGCCAGCTCGCCGAGCAGGCGCCCGACCTGGCCGAGCCGCTGCGCAAGCTGCTCCAGGCCCTGGACGATCGCGACCGCTCCATCGAGCCCGACGTCCGCGCGGCGGAGAGCGCGCCGCCGGCGCCCGACAAGAACGCGGATGCGCAGGGCAAGGGCTTCACGGGCTTCGAGTCGCTGCTCAACTACTTCTACTGGCAGACCCTCGCGATCAACATGTTCGACGAGGTCAGCCACATCCTCCGGGCGAGCCTGAACATCGACGAGTGCTCGCCCTACTCGGTCAACCCGATCGAGGAGGGCCGCGCGCACTGCGTGTCGTGGCTGGGCCCGCACCAGCCGGGCGTCACCACGCCGGATCCCACCGAGGGCTTCGACGAGCCCACACCGTCACCCACCGAGGCGCGGGCCGAGCGCGGCGAGGACGAGCGCTCCGCCGGCGCCCCGGCCGACGGCGGCCCTGTCGGCGGCGACGGCGAGCCCGAGCCGGTCGACCGCTCGCGTCCGCAGACGGTGCTCCCCGATGGCGTGCAGGACCTCGTGGACCGCCTCGGCGGCCTCGTCGGCGGCGGCGGCAGCAGCGGCGGCGGTGGCGCCGAGTCCGCTCCGCGCCCGCAGCAGGCGCCCAACACCAGCCTCCTCGACTTCCTCCTCGGCCCATGA
- a CDS encoding fused MFS/spermidine synthase: MPPLPLLVFVVGTGSLGAEIAAVRLLAPYFGASTIVWANTIGIVLVALSVGYWLGGRWADRWPDRRRLCLVTLGAAVLLALVPFAADPLLGVAVDALDSISAGAFLGSLIAVLVLLAIPVMLLGTVSPWAIRLAVERVEEAGQVAGRLYALSTAGSLLGTITSALLFIPLVGTRRTFLIFAFAIALVAVLGLRPVRRYALAPAAIVVLAALPVGTLKAQTDHGGEVIHEADTEYQYARVIERDDGTRLLELNEGQAQHSVYHPDTVLTGDVWDGHLVLPFTSLDAPPDRVAILGNAAGTTARAYEEFFPGTRVDGVEIDPELSDIGREYFDMNNPRLHLYHEDARPFLRRIDARYDVISVDAYRQPYIPFYLSTEEFFELCRDRLAPGGVLIVNAGHPEGQDELEEVLTASIGQAFPNILRHPIEDTNTLIVASESPISSERLRDRIPDLPAGLQSTALQAAAEIEPPLRGGTVYTDDRAPVEWLIDKSIVDYAAGDD; this comes from the coding sequence ATGCCGCCCCTTCCGCTCCTCGTCTTCGTGGTGGGGACGGGCTCGCTCGGCGCCGAGATCGCCGCCGTGCGCCTGCTCGCTCCCTACTTCGGCGCGTCCACGATCGTCTGGGCCAACACGATCGGGATCGTGCTGGTGGCCCTGTCGGTGGGCTACTGGCTCGGCGGCCGCTGGGCGGACCGCTGGCCCGACCGCCGGCGCCTCTGCCTCGTCACGCTCGGCGCCGCGGTGCTGCTCGCCCTGGTGCCGTTCGCGGCCGACCCGCTGCTCGGAGTGGCGGTGGACGCGCTCGACTCGATCTCCGCCGGCGCCTTCCTCGGCTCGCTCATCGCGGTGCTCGTGTTGCTGGCGATCCCGGTGATGCTGCTGGGCACCGTGTCGCCGTGGGCCATCCGGCTGGCGGTGGAGCGGGTGGAGGAGGCGGGCCAGGTGGCCGGGCGCCTGTACGCGCTCTCCACCGCGGGGAGCCTGCTGGGCACGATCACCTCCGCGCTGCTGTTCATCCCGCTCGTGGGCACGCGCAGGACGTTCCTGATCTTCGCCTTCGCGATCGCGCTCGTGGCGGTGCTGGGGCTGCGTCCGGTGCGCCGCTACGCGCTCGCGCCGGCGGCCATCGTGGTGCTCGCGGCGCTGCCGGTGGGCACTCTCAAGGCGCAGACGGACCACGGCGGCGAGGTGATCCACGAGGCCGACACCGAGTACCAGTACGCCCGCGTGATCGAGCGCGACGACGGCACCCGCCTGCTCGAGCTCAACGAGGGACAGGCGCAGCACTCCGTCTACCACCCCGACACGGTGCTCACCGGCGACGTCTGGGACGGCCACCTCGTGCTGCCGTTCACCTCGCTGGACGCGCCGCCCGACCGGGTGGCGATCCTCGGCAACGCCGCCGGCACGACCGCGCGCGCGTACGAGGAGTTCTTCCCCGGCACCCGTGTGGACGGGGTGGAGATCGACCCCGAGCTGTCGGATATCGGGCGCGAGTACTTCGACATGAACAACCCGCGGCTGCACCTCTATCACGAGGACGCGCGGCCGTTCCTGCGCCGGATCGACGCGCGCTACGACGTGATCTCGGTGGACGCCTACCGCCAGCCCTACATCCCCTTCTACCTCTCCACGGAGGAGTTCTTCGAGCTCTGCCGCGACCGGCTGGCGCCCGGCGGCGTGCTGATCGTGAACGCTGGCCACCCAGAGGGCCAGGACGAGCTCGAGGAGGTGCTCACCGCGTCGATCGGCCAGGCGTTCCCCAACATCCTCCGCCACCCGATCGAGGACACGAACACGCTGATCGTGGCGAGCGAGAGCCCGATCTCCTCCGAGCGGCTGCGCGACCGGATCCCGGACCTGCCGGCCGGGCTGCAGTCCACGGCGCTGCAGGCTGCCGCCGAGATCGAGCCGCCGCTGCGGGGCGGCACGGTCTACACCGACGACAGGGCGCCCGTGGAATGGCTGATCGACAAGTCGATCGTGGACTACGCCGCCGGCGACGACTGA
- a CDS encoding tetratricopeptide repeat protein, protein MSDRWAVARLDDLEALPGPGTLTWRPVRAHFDIRAFGTNAYTAEQAGEDVVEPHDEDGNPGHEELYFVARGRARFTLDGDVFEAAEGTYVFVRDPKVHRQAQALEPGTTVLSFGGPPVFEPSAWEWGFRAGAAESPERAREILDEGFARHPDSAGLHYRVARVEARAGNTAAALEALRRAIEAAPDLAVDARADDALAGLREEPDFQALTGG, encoded by the coding sequence GTGAGCGATCGCTGGGCGGTGGCCCGCCTCGACGACCTCGAGGCTCTCCCCGGCCCGGGCACGCTCACCTGGCGCCCGGTGCGCGCCCACTTCGACATCCGGGCGTTCGGCACGAACGCCTACACCGCCGAACAGGCCGGCGAGGACGTTGTGGAGCCGCACGACGAGGACGGGAATCCCGGGCACGAGGAGCTCTACTTCGTGGCGCGCGGGCGAGCGCGCTTTACGCTCGACGGCGACGTGTTCGAGGCCGCCGAGGGCACATACGTCTTCGTCCGCGACCCGAAGGTGCACCGCCAGGCCCAGGCGCTCGAGCCGGGCACGACCGTGCTCTCCTTCGGCGGCCCGCCGGTGTTCGAGCCCTCGGCCTGGGAGTGGGGCTTCCGCGCCGGCGCCGCGGAGTCGCCCGAGCGCGCGCGCGAGATCCTCGACGAGGGGTTCGCCCGCCATCCCGACAGCGCGGGGCTGCACTACCGGGTGGCGCGCGTGGAAGCCCGCGCGGGCAATACCGCCGCAGCGCTGGAGGCTCTGCGCCGGGCCATAGAGGCGGCGCCGGACCTCGCCGTGGACGCGAGAGCCGACGACGCCCTCGCCGGCCTGCGCGAGGAACCGGATTTCCAGGCGCTGACCGGCGGCTGA
- a CDS encoding SDR family oxidoreductase: protein MRVVVAGGHGQIAQRLLRMLAEGGHEAAGLVRNPEHIADLQALGAEGILADLEADDDTAAGVEGADAVVFAAGAGPGSGAERKRTMDLGGALKLIDAAKAGGVRRYLMVSAMGTSDPAAGGPMQPYLEAKAEADAALRDSGLGWTVLKPGRLTNDAGSGRVALAQRLGRRGKVPRDDVAAVLLACLEHAGTIGRDLELLAGETPVDEAVRSL, encoded by the coding sequence ATGCGTGTCGTCGTCGCAGGCGGGCACGGCCAGATCGCCCAGCGGCTGCTGCGGATGCTGGCGGAGGGCGGCCACGAGGCCGCCGGGCTCGTACGCAACCCGGAGCACATCGCCGACCTCCAGGCGCTCGGCGCCGAGGGCATCCTGGCCGACCTCGAGGCCGATGACGACACGGCGGCGGGGGTCGAGGGCGCGGACGCCGTCGTGTTCGCCGCGGGCGCCGGTCCCGGCAGCGGGGCCGAGCGCAAGCGCACGATGGACCTCGGCGGCGCGCTGAAGCTGATCGACGCCGCCAAGGCCGGCGGCGTGCGCCGCTACCTCATGGTCAGCGCGATGGGCACGAGCGACCCCGCGGCCGGCGGCCCGATGCAGCCCTATCTCGAGGCCAAGGCCGAGGCCGACGCCGCGCTGCGCGACTCCGGCCTGGGCTGGACGGTCCTCAAGCCCGGGCGCCTGACGAACGACGCCGGCAGCGGCCGCGTGGCACTGGCGCAGCGCCTGGGCCGCCGCGGCAAGGTGCCGCGCGACGACGTGGCCGCCGTGCTGCTCGCCTGCCTCGAGCACGCGGGCACGATCGGCCGCGACCTCGAGCTGCTCGCCGGCGAGACGCCGGTGGACGAGGCTGTGCGCTCGCTGTGA